Below is a genomic region from Ancylomarina subtilis.
TCCCATGGCTGTACAGCAAGAGTTCTTGGATCAGGCACACTCACATTGGCAACCTGGCTCAATGGCACCATACTCCCATAATAATCAACAGTTACACCTGCGATCATATTTACATTCGCTTTTCCAGCACGAATTTTCACTAATTCTGTTTCAAGATGCCCTATCGCTGCATCCATCTTTTCCTTTGCATCCTCAAGATACATTTGAACTTCTTCATTCATAGGAGGAAGAGTTTAAGTATTTTATTATTATATAATTACATTTCTTATGTCAGCCATCGAGGCCACATACAAAAATAATAAAAAAATCGTTACTTGCTTATGTCTCAATAAAAGAGGCTAAATGCTTATACGTGAACCAAGGTTCCTATGTTTTCGCCATTAATTACTTTCAGCAAATTCCCTTTGGTATCCATATCAAAAACGACAATTGGAAGATTATTTTCCTTACACATGGTTGTTGCTGTTAAGTCCATCACCCTTAAATCTTTGTGATAAACTTCATCAAAACTGATCTTGTCATATTTTGTTGCCGAAGGATCTTTTTCAGGATCTGCAGTATAAACCCCATCAACACGAGTTCCCTTCAGCATAACATCCGCTTCAATTTCGATCCCACGTAGTGAGGAGCCTGTATCTGTTGTAAAATATGGATTTCCCGTACCCGCTGAGAAAATAGTCACATAACCTTCCTCAAGATAATCAACAGCCTTTTGTTTTGAATAAAACTCGCCTATAGGCTCCATTCTAATTGCTGTAAGTACTCTTGACTTACAATTGATTGCTTCAAGAGCGGAATTTAAGGCCAAACTATTAATTACAGTAGCCAACATCCCCATAGAGTCTCCTTTAACACGATCAAAGCCTTTGGAAGCTCCACTGAGGCCTCGAAAGATATTACCTCCCCCTATCACAATACCAACTTGCACTCCTTGGACTACAATTTCTTTAATCTGCTCTGCATAGTCATTTAATCTTTGAGAATCGATACCGTATTGTTGCTCTCCCATTAGCGACTCTCCGCTAAGTTTCAGTAAGACACGTTTGTATTGTAACATTTTAAGTCTAGTATTTTATTAGATATGAATAGATGAACCGAATAGAATCGGTCGAGATTCAGTTCATAAAAGCAGTCCTCAATATAAGAATTAAAAGCTTAATTGTTATGCTTTTAGATAGATCTGAAAAATATAAGTCCAAAAAAAAGAGTCCCTAAAAGGAACTCTTTTTATATGTAATAATAATTGTATTAAGCATTCAAAGTGAAACGCATCATAGCAGTTACAGTTAAATCTTTATCTGCTGTTGCTAAATATTGCTTAACGTTCATCTTACCGTCTTTTACAAAATCTTGGTTTAATAAAGTAGACTCTTTAAAGAATTTACCTAAACGACCTTGTGCAATTTTATCTAGCATTTGCTCAGGCTTACCTTCAAGGCGAGCCTTTTCTTTAGCAATTTCCAATTCTTTTGCAACGATATCTTCAGCTACACCATCCTTATCGATAGCAACTGGTGCCATAGCTGCAGCTTGCATAGCAACATCACGACCCATTTGCGCATCAATTTCCTTATTGAAACCAATAAGAGTCGCTAGTTTGTTACCAGCGTGAATATAAGCAACTGTTGATTCAGCCTCAACTTTATCGAAGAAACTTAGATCGATTTTTTCACCGATCACACCAGTTTGTTCAGTTACAAGCTCTTCAATCTTTCTACCATCTAATTCCATAGCTTTTAAAGCTTCTAGGTCAGCTGGCTTATTAGCGATAGCTACATCAAGAATCTTACCTGCAAATTCAACAAAACTATCGTTCTTAGCAACGAAGTCAGTTTCACAGTTCAAAGTAATCATTGCTCCTGATTTCTTATCTTCAGATACCTTTGCTAAAACCACACCTTCAGTTGCTTCTCTGTCAGCACGTTTATTAGCAATAGCCATCCCTTTTTTACGGATTTCCTCAACCGCTTTGTCAAAATCACCATTGGTTTCAACAAGAGCTTTTTTGCAATCCATCATACCTGCGCCAGTTGCTTTACGCAACTTAGCTACATCTGCTGCTTTTATAGACATCTTAATAGAAATTTATAAGTTTAATATTTACTCCTTATCTTTTGCTACATCTTCAGTTGCCTTAGCTTCTGGAGCTGCTTCTTCTTTAGGAGCTTTTTTAGCCTTAGCTGTTTTCTTATCAGCAGCTTCTTTCTCTTTCTCGTTCTTTCTTTCTGATAAACCTTCCTGAATAGCTCCAGTTACTTTATCTAAAATAATAGAAATTGAGTTAGAAGCATCGTCATTAGCTGGAATAACAAATTCCACACCTTCTGGGCTTGAGTTTGTATCTACCATAGCAAATACAGGAATTCCCAAACGGTTAGCTTCTTTAACAGCGATGTATTCTTTCATTACGTCAACTACAAACAAAGCTGCTGGCAATCTGGTCAGATCAGCAATGCTACCTAAGTTTTTCTCTAACTTAGCTCTCTGACGAGATACTTGTAGTCTTTCTCTTTTAGAAAGGTGGTTCAATGTACCATCAGCTTCCATTTTGTCAATAGTTGACATCTTTTTCACTGCCTTTCTGATAGTAGGGAAGTTGGTCAACATACCACCTGGCCAACGCTCAGTTACATATGGCATGTTTACGTTGCTTACTTTTTCAGATACAATACCTTTAGCTTGTTTCTTAGTTGCAACGAATAAGATTTTTCTACCCGATTTTGCAATTTGTTTCAATGCTGCAGCAGCATCGTCTACTTTTACGGCGGTTTTATGCAAGTCGATAATGTGAATACCGTTACGCTCCATAAAAATATAAGGAGCCATTTTTGGATTCCATTTTCTGGTCAAGTGACCAAAGTGACAACCTGCTTCTAATAATTCTTCAAATGTAGTATTAGACATTTTGTTTTCTTTTAAATTGTTTACATTCATCTTAATGGCAATTACTAGGTAGTTCTATCGTGTAAAAACGGATAGAAGTCTTAGTAATTTTGATACTAAACCTGCCACAAAAATATTAACGCTTGCTAAATTGAAATTTCTTACGAGCTTTTGGTTGACCTGGTTTCTTACGTTCAACCTCACGTGGGTCACGTGTCATGAATCCAGCAGTTCTCAATGCTGATTTAGATTCTGCATCGATTTTCACTAGAGCTCTAGAAATAGCCAAACGAAGTGCTTCCGCTTGACCAGTTACTCCTCCTCCATCAAGGTTAACCTTGATATCATACTTATCAGCAACCTCAAGAAGGTTTAATGGCTGAGTAACGATGTACTGAAGAGTCCCGGTAGTAAAGTACTCTTTAAGCTCTTTTTTATTGATGGTAATCTGACCTTTACCTTCGCTAACGTATACACGAGCAACTGCTGCTTTTCTACGTCCAATAGCATTAATAACTTCCATACCTATTATTTAATAGTGTTTAAATCTAATTTCTTAGGCTGCTGAGCTTCATGCTTGTGCTCAGGACCTGCATATACGTTAAGGTTTCTGTAAAGTTGGCTACCTAAACGATTTTTAGGAAGCATACCTTTTACAGCCATCTCAATCACTCTCTCAGGGTGCTTTGCAAGAACAATTTCCGGATTTGCAAAACGCTGTCCCCCTGGGTAACCAGTGTAACGGATATACTGCTTATCAGACATTTTCTTACCTGTCAAACGGATTTTCTCAGCATTGATAATAATCACGTTATCTCCACAATCAACATGAGGAGTGTAGTTTGGCTTCAACTTACCTCTTAGCAACAATGCTACTTTAGAAGCAAGACGTCCCAATACTTCATTTTCTGCATCAATAACAACCCACTCTTTAGTAGCAGTTGCTTTATTGGCAGAAACTGTTTTGTAACTTAATGTATCCACTTTATAAAGTTTTAATAATTAATACTTCAATACAATTATTCAATTTGGCCTGCAAAAGTATCTGTTTCCAATAAATACACCAATTTTTCAACGATTTATTTATGAATAACTTAAACCCTGTGTGGATAATCGGGGCAATATTGGATTGTTAAGTTATTCCCACAAATCAAATTCGTGTACCTTAAATAAATCGACTTAAATACTTGCTAAGGGTAGTAAAATCAATCTATTAAGATGAAAAAACAGCACTGTCAATGACCACATTGCATAAATGCTCTGCAAAAGTATAAAATTTATTTGGGATAGAAACTTTATTTTTCTAAATATTTTATCCTTACCGAGTTGGGCAATAGAATTAAAGGATAAATTTTGTGATATGGGATAGAATGTATCTTAATAAACATACACACTTACTGCCTTAGTTCCATTTCAATTTTTTCAGGAAAAACTCCCCGTTTATTCTAACAAAGACAGAGGTTGCATAAGAAAAATCATGTGAGGCATTCATATCCAGATAAGCATCAACTTGTCCGCCCAATAGAATCCCTTTAGCAATTGACTTTTGAATTCTATATTTACCGGTAAACATCTCCCGTCGCGCTTTAACATAGCTATTATCGACAATTGACATCGATTGAAATAAGGCTGAACCTCTTGCTGAGTTGAATTTATGACCACTCCAATACCCCAGTTTGATATCAGAATGTTGGGTACTTCCGCCAAGTCTGAAATGAAAGGCGCTGCCTTCTCCAAAAACAAATTCCTTAACGGATGAATTATCTCTAAACTGAAGATGCAAAATTTCAAATCCATAATTTTTGAAGCGGGAATTGTGAATTGCCTTCTCAAAAGAAAATCCGGCTACAAGATTTCTTACGGTTTGCTTATTTTTATTTGAAGCATCAATTTCGCCACCTCGGTGTGTAAACAAGATCTGCATCGGAATAGACAAAGAATAGTCAGACTCTGGATTGCTTAAAAGCAAATCAGCCACAAATCCAAAACTAAAAACCTCGTTAAACGGATCGTTCTGAAAAATAAACTTCTCCCAGTTTATCCACGTTTCCGCTTTTAAAAATGGTGATTTGTATAGAATCTGGAGCCCATTCTCAGCTTTATCGGTAAAATACCTTTCAGGCTCAAACAATGCCTCGTGCAAATGGTGATTGTCTTCTTGATTTAAACTCCCCAAATTGAAAGATAAGCGATCGTTCGTCTGATAATGGATGGTAAATACAGGTTCACTTTCGGAATAACCGGACAAACCTGAATATTTTTGAAGGCGAATCCCCGCCTCGATTCTAAAATCAGAACTTGGATAATAAACTAATTTTGGGGTTGCCAGATAACCAATATAGGTTTCGCCTTTTGCAAATTCGCCACTGTACTCGTTATTCTTGATAAAGTTCAGATTCTCAACTCTAAAAAATAAATTATTTTCAGCATCCGTCTTAAATTCTCCGAAATGAGAATAAAACGGATTGTACTGTTGAGCCTGAATAAACTGATTCGAGAAAACTAGCAGGAATAACAAAATCAGGCAAAATCTCTTTGGTCGCATAATTATCATCGGTTTGACCCCGGCAATATATGAAAAGATCTACTCTCTTTTAAGGAATTTTAACATTCCGTTAACAAGGCAAAAAGCTTTAGAAACCTCGGATTCCCTCAATATATTTAAAACTAAAGCTTAAGATAGGATTGATAAGGACAGACTCAGATCATTTAATTATTCATTATGAATATCAGAAGCTCCTGAACACCTCAAAAAAGACCTAAAAAGTTAAGAAACCTAAGGAGAATTAAGCAAAATCTGAAATAAAGCCATGAGACTGCTTATCACTGGTTATTCATTTTATCTAAAAATTAAAACCTCAAAACAGATACTACGTTCACACTATTCAGGTATACTGAACTATACCACTAGGTAATATAACACAATCAGTCCGTATAACAAAAAATAACATCAATTTTATCTCACAGATAAAACGCAAAACAAGTTCACAGAAAAACATCAATACCACGCCATTTCTTATTGAAATCTAACTAGGAAAAATAGAATTTTACAGACTCTTTGACGCTGGTCATCCTTAAATTCTATAATGAATAACAAAAAAAATCCCCATCTAAAAGATGAGGATTTAGCAAAAAAATATTTTCTATATTATTATTGAGCAAGAGCATTTGCTCCGGAAACAATCTCAAGAATTTCGTTCGTAATTGCAGCCTGACGAGCCTGATTGTAATGAAGTTTAAGCTCCTGAATTAAATCACTTGCATTATCAGTTGCCTTATGCATTGATGTCATTCGAGCTCCGTGCTCTGAAGCAACAGAATCGAGCATAGCACCAAAGAATTGTGTTTTCAATGATTTGGGGACTAATTCACTAACAATAGCTTCTTTCCCTGGTTCGAAAATATAGTCCGAATGAGCATTTGCATCTTCATTCTCATCATTTACAATAGGTAAAAATTGCTCGTTAGTCAAAATTTGAACGCCTGCATTCTTAAATCGATTATACACCAATTCAACTTTATCGTAATTCCCTGCAACATACTCCTTCATAATTGAACTTGCAATTGCAGACGTATTTTCAAAGCTCATATCATCAAAAAGCTCATTGTGGTGGCCAATAACCTGATAAGCTTTAGACAAGTCTTTAAACCCTTTCTTACCAATGGTAAGAACCTTCAAATTTCCTTGTGCTCTCTGACTAGAATAAACACCCTTAGCAAGCTCATTTACACGCTTAATTACATTCGAATTGAAAGCGCCACACAAACCTTTATTTGAAGTTATAGCAACCAATAAGACTTTATCAGCCTTACGCTCACTGCCATAAATATTATCCTCCGAATCGCTCAGACTTCCTGATAAACTCCCCAAAATTTCATGCAATTTGTCAGCATAAGGGCGAATTTGCAAAATCGCATCCTGAGCTTTCTTCAGCTTGGCAGCAGATACCATTTTCATAGCAGCAGTAACCTGTTTGGTTTTCTCTACGGATGAAATTCGGGTACGTATTTCTTTTAAATTGGCCATTTTATAATCAAATTAAATGGCTTTTGTAAATACCATTGACTTCTAAAAATTAAAAGCCAATGGTGTTATACTAAAGCTAGTTTTTATATTTCTCAGATACTTCTGCAGCAACCTGACGCATTGTATCTTGCGCTTGATCTGTATATTTTCCC
It encodes:
- the pyrH gene encoding UMP kinase, which translates into the protein MLQYKRVLLKLSGESLMGEQQYGIDSQRLNDYAEQIKEIVVQGVQVGIVIGGGNIFRGLSGASKGFDRVKGDSMGMLATVINSLALNSALEAINCKSRVLTAIRMEPIGEFYSKQKAVDYLEEGYVTIFSAGTGNPYFTTDTGSSLRGIEIEADVMLKGTRVDGVYTADPEKDPSATKYDKISFDEVYHKDLRVMDLTATTMCKENNLPIVVFDMDTKGNLLKVINGENIGTLVHV
- the tsf gene encoding translation elongation factor Ts gives rise to the protein MSIKAADVAKLRKATGAGMMDCKKALVETNGDFDKAVEEIRKKGMAIANKRADREATEGVVLAKVSEDKKSGAMITLNCETDFVAKNDSFVEFAGKILDVAIANKPADLEALKAMELDGRKIEELVTEQTGVIGEKIDLSFFDKVEAESTVAYIHAGNKLATLIGFNKEIDAQMGRDVAMQAAAMAPVAIDKDGVAEDIVAKELEIAKEKARLEGKPEQMLDKIAQGRLGKFFKESTLLNQDFVKDGKMNVKQYLATADKDLTVTAMMRFTLNA
- the rpsB gene encoding 30S ribosomal protein S2, with amino-acid sequence MSNTTFEELLEAGCHFGHLTRKWNPKMAPYIFMERNGIHIIDLHKTAVKVDDAAAALKQIAKSGRKILFVATKKQAKGIVSEKVSNVNMPYVTERWPGGMLTNFPTIRKAVKKMSTIDKMEADGTLNHLSKRERLQVSRQRAKLEKNLGSIADLTRLPAALFVVDVMKEYIAVKEANRLGIPVFAMVDTNSSPEGVEFVIPANDDASNSISIILDKVTGAIQEGLSERKNEKEKEAADKKTAKAKKAPKEEAAPEAKATEDVAKDKE
- the rpsI gene encoding 30S ribosomal protein S9, whose amino-acid sequence is MEVINAIGRRKAAVARVYVSEGKGQITINKKELKEYFTTGTLQYIVTQPLNLLEVADKYDIKVNLDGGGVTGQAEALRLAISRALVKIDAESKSALRTAGFMTRDPREVERKKPGQPKARKKFQFSKR
- the rplM gene encoding 50S ribosomal protein L13, whose product is MDTLSYKTVSANKATATKEWVVIDAENEVLGRLASKVALLLRGKLKPNYTPHVDCGDNVIIINAEKIRLTGKKMSDKQYIRYTGYPGGQRFANPEIVLAKHPERVIEMAVKGMLPKNRLGSQLYRNLNVYAGPEHKHEAQQPKKLDLNTIK
- the atpG gene encoding ATP synthase F1 subunit gamma, whose amino-acid sequence is MANLKEIRTRISSVEKTKQVTAAMKMVSAAKLKKAQDAILQIRPYADKLHEILGSLSGSLSDSEDNIYGSERKADKVLLVAITSNKGLCGAFNSNVIKRVNELAKGVYSSQRAQGNLKVLTIGKKGFKDLSKAYQVIGHHNELFDDMSFENTSAIASSIMKEYVAGNYDKVELVYNRFKNAGVQILTNEQFLPIVNDENEDANAHSDYIFEPGKEAIVSELVPKSLKTQFFGAMLDSVASEHGARMTSMHKATDNASDLIQELKLHYNQARQAAITNEILEIVSGANALAQ